The Nostoc sp. PCC 7524 nucleotide sequence AATATTACCAAGAACAAAATTGTTTTGTTAGTAAAGGACAAAACAGATTATTTGGAAGTGGACTAGCACCAAAAGAGAGAGTTAAAGCATTTAAATCAGAAAAAATCATTGAAATCAATGTCCACATAGAACCAGAGATATTTTACCTGTTTATGGGTAAACAAGAAAATCAGCTACCACAGAAATTAGCTCATTTAGTTAGACAATGCCATCAAGAATATTACTCTCGTGCTGGCACTAATACACCAGCAATGGAAGTAGCATTACAACAAATTTTAAATTGTCCCTATCAGGGAATGATGAAAAGGATGTATTTAGAAAGTAAAGTTTTAGAACTTATGGTATTACTGGTTGAGGAAGATGTAGCCGCACGCCAAGGTAAACATGACACATTTTCTCTCAAGCCTGATGATGTGGAACGGATTCACTATGCTAAAGAAGTTTTATTGCGTAATTTAGACAATCCTCCTTCCTTAAGGGACTTATCTAGACAAGTAGGCTTGAATGATTGTACTCTCAAACGAGGGTTTCGTCTGGTATTTGGTACAACGGTATTCGGCTATTTACATCATCATAGATTAGAGCAAGCAAGAAAATTATTAGTAACCGGAGAAACCAGCATTTCTAAAGCAGCCCGTAGCGTTGGTTTTGCTAGTCGTAGCTATTTCGCTACTGCTTTTAGAAAAAAATTTGGCATCAATCCCAAAGAATTTTTGCTAGCTAATTCCAGGTCATCCATAAAAGTTGATGAGTTGATAGGATAAGCGTAAGCACAATAAAAAGTTTGATTTGTAGTCTCAAAAATTTATGTAGAAATCTCAATCTACAAAAATAATAATAACCTGATTCCATCATTGAAAAAAAGAAAAATTCCGTCTAGCGTTCAAAAAATTCCGTCTAGCGTTCAAAGCACTTAACTATAAACTAGAGCTTTCCTGTAAGCTTCTTGATAGTAATTATTAATTAC carries:
- a CDS encoding helix-turn-helix transcriptional regulator, which encodes MTITISQQAFWDLFVDIPETETTAPILRSTLGESWNIFDTFCSFPPEIGTGFWGEIELRDGLHLAISEHQLHDDLVIKNPERQHPLEYSFYLAKYYQEQNCFVSKGQNRLFGSGLAPKERVKAFKSEKIIEINVHIEPEIFYLFMGKQENQLPQKLAHLVRQCHQEYYSRAGTNTPAMEVALQQILNCPYQGMMKRMYLESKVLELMVLLVEEDVAARQGKHDTFSLKPDDVERIHYAKEVLLRNLDNPPSLRDLSRQVGLNDCTLKRGFRLVFGTTVFGYLHHHRLEQARKLLVTGETSISKAARSVGFASRSYFATAFRKKFGINPKEFLLANSRSSIKVDELIG